One Fusobacterium russii ATCC 25533 genomic region harbors:
- a CDS encoding tripartite tricarboxylate transporter TctB family protein, with translation MKKYDKILTIALLLLEVFYFVLIKQLPEKAARYPYFVLGLLFFLTLILAINTFFIKSNADEEDEKFKDIKIGQFLFITFASVVYIVLIDIVGFFTTTVIYLLVVMLGLKNSVKWSIVTSIIFPIFIYFVFVMFLRVPVPKGLLI, from the coding sequence ATGAAAAAATATGATAAAATTTTAACAATAGCATTGTTATTGCTAGAAGTATTTTACTTCGTTTTAATAAAACAACTTCCAGAAAAAGCTGCTAGATATCCATATTTTGTATTAGGACTTTTATTTTTCTTAACATTAATATTAGCTATAAATACATTTTTTATAAAATCTAATGCAGATGAAGAAGATGAAAAATTTAAAGATATAAAAATTGGGCAATTTTTATTTATAACTTTTGCATCAGTTGTTTATATAGTACTTATTGATATAGTAGGATTCTTTACTACAACTGTTATTTATCTTTTAGTAGTAATGTTAGGTCTTAAGAATAGCGTCAAGTGGAGTATTGTGACAAGCATAATATTTCCAATATTTATTTATTTTGTTTTTGTAATGTTCTTAAGAGTACCAGTACCAAAAGGATTATTAATATAG
- a CDS encoding tripartite tricarboxylate transporter permease — MSDVLYGFLTASSPINLVAACISVTIGITIGALPGLSAAMGVALLIPITFGMNPSTGLIVLAGVYCGAIFGGSISAILIRTPGTPAAAATAIDGYELTLRGKAGKALGTAIIASFIGGILSAIPLYLFAPKLAKLALMFGPAEYFWLSIFGLTIIAGASTKSMTKGLISGALGLMFSTIGMDPMFGNPRFTFGIPVLLSGIPFTASLIGLFSMSQVLLLAEKKIKEVGTMVEFDNKVMLSKEEIKKILPTSVRSSIIGSVIGILPGAGASIAAFIGYNEAKRFSKEKEEFGKGSIEGIAGAEAANNAVTGGSLIPTFTLGIPGESVTAVLLGGLMIQGLQPGPDLFTVHGKITYTFFAGFIIVNIFMLVLGLTGSKLFAKVSRVPDSYLIPLIFSLSVIGSYAIHNNMADVIVMFVFGFIGYFVHKFELNSASIVLALILGPIGEAGLRRSLILNHQNYSILFQSTVSKVLLLLTVFSLFSPIIMDKIQNRKK, encoded by the coding sequence ATGTCAGATGTATTATATGGATTTTTAACAGCATCAAGCCCAATAAATCTTGTAGCAGCTTGTATTAGTGTTACTATAGGGATAACAATAGGTGCTTTACCTGGTCTTTCAGCTGCAATGGGAGTGGCACTTTTAATACCAATAACTTTTGGTATGAATCCTTCTACAGGGCTTATAGTATTAGCAGGGGTATACTGCGGTGCCATATTTGGAGGCTCTATTTCAGCAATTTTGATTCGTACGCCAGGGACACCAGCTGCAGCAGCTACAGCCATTGACGGTTATGAATTAACATTGAGAGGAAAGGCAGGAAAAGCCTTAGGAACAGCAATTATTGCTTCTTTCATAGGTGGTATATTAAGCGCTATTCCACTTTACCTTTTTGCTCCTAAGTTAGCTAAATTAGCCCTTATGTTTGGACCGGCTGAATATTTTTGGCTATCAATATTTGGACTTACAATAATAGCAGGAGCAAGTACAAAATCTATGACAAAAGGATTAATATCAGGAGCCTTAGGTCTTATGTTTTCTACAATAGGTATGGATCCAATGTTTGGAAATCCTCGTTTTACTTTCGGGATTCCAGTTCTTCTGTCAGGAATACCTTTCACAGCTTCTTTAATAGGTTTATTTTCAATGTCACAGGTTTTATTATTGGCCGAGAAGAAAATAAAGGAAGTTGGAACAATGGTGGAGTTTGACAATAAAGTTATGTTATCAAAAGAAGAAATAAAGAAAATTTTACCAACATCAGTTAGATCTTCAATAATAGGTAGTGTTATTGGTATATTACCTGGAGCGGGAGCAAGTATAGCAGCATTTATAGGCTATAATGAGGCAAAGAGATTCTCAAAGGAAAAAGAGGAGTTTGGAAAAGGAAGCATAGAAGGGATAGCAGGGGCTGAAGCAGCTAACAATGCTGTTACAGGTGGTTCTTTAATACCAACTTTTACTTTAGGTATACCTGGAGAAAGTGTTACAGCTGTTTTACTTGGCGGACTTATGATACAAGGTTTACAACCGGGGCCTGATTTATTTACAGTACATGGAAAGATAACATACACTTTCTTTGCAGGTTTTATAATTGTAAATATATTTATGCTTGTACTAGGACTAACAGGATCTAAACTTTTTGCAAAAGTATCAAGAGTACCAGACAGTTATCTTATTCCTCTTATATTTTCTCTAAGTGTCATAGGTTCATATGCAATACATAATAATATGGCAGATGTAATAGTAATGTTTGTATTTGGATTTATAGGATATTTTGTGCATAAATTTGAACTAAATTCTGCTTCAATAGTTTTAGCACTTATATTAGGTCCTATTGGAGAAGCTGGACTTAGAAGATCATTGATTTTAAATCATCAAAATTACTCAATTTTATTTCAAAGTACTGTTTCAAAAGTTTTATTACTACTTACTGTCTTTTCACTATTTTCTCCAATTATTATGGATAAAATACAGAATAGAAAAAAATAA
- the xseA gene encoding exodeoxyribonuclease VII large subunit: protein MDKVYSVSEFNQMVKAYIDDIDDFQEFFIEGEISNITYYKSGHLYFSIKDKKAQIKCAAFNYRLKKIPEDLKEGDLIKLFGDVSFYEARGEFQVLARFIEKRNSLGELFAKLEKIKEEMSKKGFFDERYKKNLPSFPKNIGVVTALTGAALQDIIKTTRKRFNSINIYVYPAKVQGLGSKEDIIKGIEILNKIDEIDYIIAGRGGGSIEDLWSFNEEEVAMAFFNSKKPIISAVGHEIDFLLTDLVADARAATPTQAVEMSVPDKETLVIDLKNKEKYIVNILKSTLNEMKKNLILRTENYSLKKFKDNFNNNRERIIEKEIRLKELIKNVIESQKRNLENKIDKLTILNPITTLKRGYSVSLIGSKRIVSIDEIEINDKITTIIDGGKIISIVKEKKK, encoded by the coding sequence ATGGATAAAGTATATTCAGTAAGTGAATTTAATCAAATGGTTAAAGCTTACATTGATGATATAGATGACTTTCAAGAATTTTTTATTGAAGGTGAAATTTCAAACATAACTTATTATAAGAGCGGACATCTTTATTTTTCTATAAAAGATAAAAAAGCACAGATAAAATGTGCTGCTTTTAATTACAGACTAAAAAAAATTCCTGAAGATTTAAAGGAAGGAGATTTAATAAAGTTATTCGGTGATGTGAGTTTTTATGAGGCAAGAGGAGAATTTCAAGTTCTTGCAAGATTTATAGAAAAGAGAAATTCTCTGGGAGAATTATTTGCAAAATTGGAAAAGATTAAAGAAGAAATGTCAAAAAAAGGTTTTTTTGATGAAAGATATAAAAAAAATTTACCCTCTTTTCCTAAAAATATCGGAGTAGTTACAGCACTTACAGGAGCAGCTTTACAAGATATTATAAAAACAACAAGAAAAAGATTTAACTCTATAAACATCTATGTTTATCCTGCAAAAGTACAAGGTCTAGGTTCAAAGGAAGATATAATAAAGGGAATAGAAATTTTAAATAAGATAGATGAGATAGATTATATTATAGCTGGACGTGGAGGTGGAAGCATAGAAGATCTTTGGAGTTTTAACGAGGAAGAAGTAGCTATGGCATTTTTTAATTCTAAAAAACCAATAATTTCTGCTGTAGGACATGAAATAGATTTTCTCTTAACTGATCTTGTTGCTGATGCAAGAGCAGCAACTCCGACACAGGCTGTTGAAATGTCTGTTCCTGATAAGGAAACGTTAGTTATTGATTTGAAAAATAAAGAAAAATATATAGTAAATATATTAAAGTCAACTTTGAATGAAATGAAAAAAAATTTAATATTAAGGACGGAGAATTATAGTTTAAAAAAATTTAAAGATAACTTTAACAACAATAGAGAGAGAATTATTGAAAAAGAAATTAGGCTGAAAGAGCTGATAAAAAATGTTATAGAAAGTCAAAAGAGGAATTTGGAAAATAAAATAGATAAATTAACTATACTAAATCCTATAACTACTTTAAAAAGAGGGTATTCAGTTAGTTTGATAGGCAGCAAAAGAATTGTATCTATTGATGAAATAGAAATTAATGATAAAATTACCACTATAATAGATGGTGGCAAAATTATAAGTATTGTTAAGGAGAAAAAGAAATGA